The DNA sequence AAACGAGGACTCGGTGTGTTCCTCCTGAGTGCCCAGTCCTCGTTCCGTACGGACCTCGTCTTCGCTGGCGCTGGCACCCTCGTGGTCATGACGATCATCCTGTACGCGATCGTTGCTGCTGCTGAGGCCCTGACCTCTCGCAGCTCCCTCCCAGGCCGGTGGCGGCGCGCGCCGGGCAGACAACAGGTCGCGCCTGGGCGTATCGAGATGACGTCAGTGTCGAAGACCTACCGATCCTCCCAGGGAGAGGTACGCGCATTGGACGGCGCAGACCTCATCGTTGAGGAGGGGACGATTGCCGCCGTGGTCGGGCCATCCGGATGCGGGAAGAGCACCCTCATCCGCATCGCCGCCGGACTCGAGCGTGCGGACAATGCGATAGGCCAAGGGAAGGCGAGCGAATCGGCGTCCTGCGCCCTCATGCCGCAGTCAGACTCCCTCGCGCCCTGGCTGCGCGTGCGGGACAACGTGGCGCTTCCCCTCGTCCTGGCCGGTGCGTCGAAGCGCGACGCCCTCACCCGAGCTGACGCCACCCTCGACAGCCTCGGGCTGGGATCCTTCGCCTCCCACCGGCCAGACGAGCTCTCCGGGGGTATGCGCGCCCGCGTCGCCTTCGCTCGCACGTTGCTCACCCCCACGTCGGCGATGCTCCTCGACGAACCCTTCGGGGCGCTCGACGCACTCACCCGGGCACAGGTATGCGACTGGCTCGCCGACCTACTCCACAAGGATCCGCGGACAACAGTCATCGTTACCCACGACATCCTCGAGGCCGTTCAGCTCGCGGACACCGTCCACGTCATGAGTGCCCGGCCCGGTCACATCACCGACAGTATCCGCATCGACCTGCCGCACCCGCGCGGGCGCGGTACCCGCCGACTCGAGCGATTCCACGCCCTGTGCGCCCGCGTGGAAGACGCCCTCACTACCAACAACGGGCGCACCCAACACGAAGGAACACCATGCCAGTCACACGAGTAATGCTCGAATACGTCCACCCGTGGCCCAACCACGCCGGACTTTTCCTCGCCCGACGAAACGGAGGCTTCGCCCGCGCCGGACTTGATGTGGACCTCCTCTCAGACGGATACGACAGGGGAGGGGCGCCCGAGGTCCTCGCCCGCGGAGAATACGACATCGCCTCCCTGCGTCTGGGCCACGTCCTCCAATCGCGATCCACCGGTACCCCCTTCGTCGCGGTCGCGACACTCAACCAACGCCAGCTCGGCTCCGTCATTACGACGCCCGAGACCGGGATTGCGCGTTTCGCCGACCTGGAAGGCAAGACCGTGGCAGTTCCTCCCGTCGCTCGCCTCATCCGCGAGGTGCGCGAGGCCGTAGCCGCCGACGGAGCAGACCCCGCGCTCGTGCGCTTCGCGGACCCCGGCAACTGGGAACCCGACGTGAGGTCCGTCGAACAGGGCCTCTACGACGCCGTCATGAACGTGCGCGCGTGGGAACCCTTCCAGGGAAACACGCCTCTCGATGAGGTCGTGGTCCTCGAATTCGACTCGGTGGGAGTCGCCCCCCATCATTCCTACTTCCTCTCGGTGCGCCAAGACATGCTCGATCGTAACCCCGACTTCGTGCGCTCCTTCCTAGCCGCCGCGGCCAACGGCTACCGCGAAGCGATGGAAGACGAGGATGGTGCCGTCGAGGCGATGAGCTGGCCAATGTGTCATGTGCGTCCCGACGTCCTCCGCGCCTCCCTGCGTGCTATCCGAGACTCTTGGTTCACCCCCGAGGGACGCTGGGGTGAGATCCAGGAAGACCTCGTCACCTCTTACACGACGTGGATGGACGAGGGCGGCTGGCTCGAAGATGGTAGCCGCATCGAAGATCTGGAGGGTGCCTGGACAAACGACTTCCTGCCCTGACGCTCCCCGCAAGCGCTTGCTTGCACGAGCAGCGCGACAGCCGCCTCCTCCGACCCAAGGTCCGGCTGAGGCGGCTGTCCTCGGAGCTGCCATCACCCCCCCCACGGGCAGGATGGGCGAGACCGGCTCAACGACCACCAACGTCGTCGAATCGATTACCATGGGGTATCAGGACATGAGAAAGGCGCATT is a window from the Schaalia odontolytica genome containing:
- a CDS encoding ABC transporter substrate-binding protein → MPVTRVMLEYVHPWPNHAGLFLARRNGGFARAGLDVDLLSDGYDRGGAPEVLARGEYDIASLRLGHVLQSRSTGTPFVAVATLNQRQLGSVITTPETGIARFADLEGKTVAVPPVARLIREVREAVAADGADPALVRFADPGNWEPDVRSVEQGLYDAVMNVRAWEPFQGNTPLDEVVVLEFDSVGVAPHHSYFLSVRQDMLDRNPDFVRSFLAAAANGYREAMEDEDGAVEAMSWPMCHVRPDVLRASLRAIRDSWFTPEGRWGEIQEDLVTSYTTWMDEGGWLEDGSRIEDLEGAWTNDFLP
- a CDS encoding ATP-binding cassette domain-containing protein, whose protein sequence is MTSSNSPTPVAARVRDNATRAAWACVSLSVVVVVWQLAHLTSGLSQRILPAPTTILASAVVSWPSLSAAAWATGVEGIAGMIAGIAVGIVIAFTTSLWPRLTHVAMPILVVSQTVPLVAVAPLMVIWMGFTMASKIVVVAVFTAFPVALALLRGLGRVPASLTDPMEVAGASRIWILLHARLPWAHTHLFSGIRIAATYAFASAATAEFMGAKRGLGVFLLSAQSSFRTDLVFAGAGTLVVMTIILYAIVAAAEALTSRSSLPGRWRRAPGRQQVAPGRIEMTSVSKTYRSSQGEVRALDGADLIVEEGTIAAVVGPSGCGKSTLIRIAAGLERADNAIGQGKASESASCALMPQSDSLAPWLRVRDNVALPLVLAGASKRDALTRADATLDSLGLGSFASHRPDELSGGMRARVAFARTLLTPTSAMLLDEPFGALDALTRAQVCDWLADLLHKDPRTTVIVTHDILEAVQLADTVHVMSARPGHITDSIRIDLPHPRGRGTRRLERFHALCARVEDALTTNNGRTQHEGTPCQSHE